Proteins from one Roseovarius nanhaiticus genomic window:
- a CDS encoding lytic transglycosylase domain-containing protein — MSRSLFAALMLLSSALPAFSQGAGGLGAVRPPHALASALEAGSAGRWDRAAELAAREGRVAERLVEWARLRAGNGTLDEVLTFLNAHPGWPGLERLRAQSLETLEGASDGEIVLFYEGAAPQTGEGVLRFAAALKGLGRTERAEEVVIDAWRSFDLSTEEHTDFINAYGTILTPHHAARMDMALWRGLKDAALMLPLVDDDLRARAEIRMSADNGARGIEAKILALPEEMQRDPGIAHVLFERYIATDQPEKAMDHMIAQSRIEGGLGEAVRWSGWRRSFARRMMRDGQYARAYDLAAHHQLEEGGAYADLEWLSGYLALRFMEDPALALDHFQRLRAAVSTPISLGRAHYWIGRAQEDLGDPEAAQFAYAQGAAEQTSFYGLLAAEKAGLPFEAVLAGGETFAPWREAAFAQSDAFRAITLLSAADQLTYSEWFVTALADTLNRGEMGSLGDALRDIGQPHLEVMLGKAAASRGIVLPAAYYALHPMRNMDLPVPMEMALAIARRESEFDHRVASGAGALGLMQVLPGTASDVARDIGLPYDRSRVLNDWRYNARLGSSYLAQMSQRFGGNVVMISAAYNAGPARPPRWMSERGDPRDGTGMNGLDVIDWIEFIPFDETRNYVQRVAESLPIYRARLGRDPHPVPFSEELTGATIPSTLD; from the coding sequence ATGTCGCGCTCTCTTTTCGCTGCCCTGATGCTGCTGAGCAGCGCTTTGCCGGCCTTTTCGCAAGGCGCGGGCGGGCTTGGCGCGGTGCGCCCGCCCCATGCGCTGGCCAGTGCGCTGGAGGCCGGATCGGCGGGCCGCTGGGACCGTGCGGCAGAGCTTGCCGCGCGCGAGGGGCGCGTCGCCGAACGGCTGGTGGAATGGGCGCGGCTGCGGGCCGGAAACGGCACGCTGGACGAGGTTCTGACGTTTCTCAACGCGCATCCCGGCTGGCCGGGGCTGGAGCGGCTGCGCGCACAATCTCTGGAAACGTTGGAGGGCGCCAGCGACGGCGAGATCGTCCTCTTCTACGAAGGCGCGGCGCCCCAGACCGGCGAGGGCGTGCTGCGCTTTGCCGCCGCGCTCAAGGGGCTGGGCCGGACCGAGCGCGCCGAGGAGGTGGTCATTGACGCCTGGCGCAGTTTCGATCTGAGCACCGAGGAGCATACCGATTTCATCAACGCCTACGGCACCATCCTGACGCCGCATCACGCGGCGCGCATGGACATGGCGCTGTGGCGCGGCCTCAAGGACGCGGCCCTCATGCTGCCGCTGGTCGATGACGATCTGCGCGCGCGGGCCGAGATCCGCATGAGCGCCGACAACGGCGCGCGCGGCATCGAGGCCAAGATCCTCGCCCTGCCCGAAGAGATGCAGCGCGATCCCGGCATCGCGCATGTCCTTTTCGAGCGTTATATCGCCACCGATCAGCCTGAAAAGGCTATGGACCACATGATCGCCCAAAGCCGGATCGAAGGCGGTCTGGGCGAGGCCGTGCGCTGGTCCGGCTGGCGGCGCAGCTTTGCCCGGCGGATGATGCGCGACGGCCAATACGCGCGCGCCTACGATCTGGCCGCGCATCACCAGCTGGAGGAGGGCGGCGCCTATGCCGACCTCGAATGGCTGTCGGGCTACCTTGCCCTGCGCTTCATGGAGGATCCGGCGCTGGCGCTGGATCATTTCCAGCGGCTGCGTGCCGCCGTCTCGACGCCTATCTCGTTGGGCCGGGCGCATTACTGGATCGGGCGCGCGCAGGAGGATCTGGGCGATCCCGAAGCGGCGCAATTCGCCTATGCCCAAGGCGCGGCCGAGCAGACCAGTTTCTACGGGCTGCTGGCCGCGGAAAAGGCGGGCCTGCCCTTCGAGGCGGTGCTGGCGGGCGGCGAGACCTTTGCGCCTTGGCGCGAAGCGGCCTTTGCGCAGAGCGATGCGTTCCGGGCGATCACGCTGCTGTCGGCGGCGGATCAGCTGACCTATTCGGAATGGTTCGTGACCGCGCTGGCGGACACGCTGAACCGGGGCGAGATGGGCAGCCTTGGCGACGCGCTGCGCGATATCGGCCAGCCGCATCTGGAGGTGATGCTGGGCAAGGCGGCGGCCTCGCGCGGCATCGTTTTGCCTGCGGCCTATTACGCGCTGCATCCGATGCGCAATATGGATCTGCCCGTGCCAATGGAAATGGCGCTGGCCATCGCCCGGCGCGAAAGCGAGTTCGACCATCGCGTCGCCAGCGGCGCAGGTGCGCTGGGGCTGATGCAGGTGCTGCCCGGCACCGCCAGCGATGTCGCCCGCGATATCGGCCTGCCCTATGACCGGTCCCGCGTGCTGAACGATTGGCGATACAACGCGCGGCTTGGCTCCAGCTATCTCGCGCAGATGTCGCAGCGGTTCGGGGGCAATGTGGTGATGATCTCGGCGGCCTATAACGCCGGCCCCGCACGCCCGCCCCGCTGGATGTCCGAGCGGGGCGATCCGCGGGACGGGACCGGCATGAATGGGCTCGATGTCATCGACTGGATCGAGTTCATCCCCTTCGACGAGACGCGCAACTATGTGCAGCGCGTCGCCGAAAGCCTGCCGATCTACCGCGCGCGGCTGGGCCGCGATCCGCACCCGGTGCCCTTCAGCGAGGAATTGACCGGCGCGACAATCCCCTCGACGCTGGACTAG
- the dapA gene encoding 4-hydroxy-tetrahydrodipicolinate synthase yields the protein MIKGSLPALVTPLKDGAVDFDTLAKLVEWHIEEGSNGLVPVGTTGESPTLTHDEHMKVVEEVVRAAAGRIPVVAGAGSNNTAETVQFMRHAHKVGADAALVVTPYYNKPTQAGLIAHFTAAHDSCDLPIIIYNIPGRSSVDMTPATMGELARLPRIIGVKDATGDLARVCAQRITCGTDFVQISGEDATAHGFNAQGGVGCISVTANAAPKLCAQLQAACLAGDYAEALKIQDRLMPLHHAIFTEPGLVGAKYAMSLLGKCSPETRSPLVPLTDGTKALVEKAMRHAGLLN from the coding sequence ATGATCAAAGGATCGCTTCCAGCTCTGGTCACGCCGCTCAAAGACGGCGCTGTGGACTTCGACACTCTGGCCAAACTCGTCGAGTGGCATATCGAGGAGGGCAGCAATGGCCTCGTCCCAGTGGGCACCACAGGCGAAAGCCCGACCCTGACCCATGACGAGCATATGAAAGTCGTCGAAGAGGTCGTGCGCGCCGCCGCGGGCCGCATTCCCGTTGTCGCGGGTGCAGGCAGCAACAACACCGCCGAGACGGTTCAGTTCATGCGCCACGCCCACAAGGTGGGTGCCGATGCCGCGCTGGTCGTCACGCCCTATTACAACAAGCCGACGCAGGCGGGCCTCATCGCGCATTTCACTGCCGCGCATGACAGCTGCGATCTGCCGATCATCATCTACAACATTCCCGGCCGCTCGTCGGTCGACATGACGCCCGCCACGATGGGCGAGCTGGCACGCCTGCCGCGCATCATCGGCGTCAAGGACGCGACCGGCGATCTGGCGCGCGTCTGCGCGCAGCGTATCACCTGCGGCACGGATTTCGTCCAGATCTCGGGCGAGGACGCGACGGCCCACGGCTTCAACGCGCAGGGCGGCGTCGGCTGCATTTCAGTCACGGCCAACGCCGCGCCCAAGCTCTGCGCGCAGCTTCAGGCGGCCTGCCTTGCCGGGGATTACGCCGAAGCGCTCAAGATCCAGGACCGGCTGATGCCGCTCCACCACGCGATCTTCACCGAGCCGGGCCTTGTCGGCGCGAAATACGCGATGTCCCTTCTGGGCAAATGCAGCCCCGAGACCCGCTCGCCCCTCGTGCCCCTGACGGATGGCACCAAGGCGCTGGTGGAAAAGGCGATGCGCCACGCGGGCCTGCTGAACTAG
- a CDS encoding GlxA family transcriptional regulator — protein sequence MDMPLDPAARPVRIGILPIADFAVMSYAATVEPLRAANLLAGRMLYEMVHVGNGPVASSGAAVVPPDAQVGAALRLDMLFVIAGGDVGAHDDPAMARWLARMAREGVHLGGVSGGPVILARAGLMAGRRMTLHWEYAEALAEASPDLALERSLYVIDRDRMTCAGGTAPLDMMHALIARQHGAAFARRVSDWFMHTEVRPAIGPQRAGLAERVGSHTPAILDAVEVMESHLADPLDLSQIASIAGVSPRQLNRLFTDQLGTPVMRYYRALRLDRAQSLLRNSAMPLTQIALATGFANSSHFSRAYAAQFGHPPSRYRDA from the coding sequence ATGGACATGCCTCTCGATCCCGCCGCCCGGCCCGTGCGAATCGGCATCCTGCCGATCGCCGATTTTGCCGTGATGTCCTATGCCGCCACAGTCGAGCCCTTGCGCGCGGCCAATCTGCTGGCGGGGCGCATGCTGTACGAGATGGTGCATGTGGGGAACGGGCCGGTCGCCAGCTCGGGCGCGGCAGTGGTGCCGCCGGATGCGCAGGTGGGCGCGGCGCTGAGGCTCGACATGCTTTTCGTGATCGCGGGCGGCGATGTGGGCGCGCATGACGATCCGGCAATGGCGCGCTGGCTGGCACGGATGGCTCGCGAGGGGGTGCATCTGGGCGGCGTGTCGGGGGGGCCGGTTATCCTGGCGCGCGCCGGGCTGATGGCCGGGCGGCGCATGACGCTGCACTGGGAATATGCCGAGGCGCTGGCCGAGGCTTCGCCCGATCTGGCGCTGGAGCGCAGCCTTTATGTCATCGACCGGGACCGCATGACCTGCGCGGGCGGCACCGCGCCGCTGGACATGATGCACGCCCTCATCGCGCGGCAACATGGTGCAGCTTTTGCGCGCCGCGTCAGCGACTGGTTCATGCATACCGAGGTGCGCCCCGCCATCGGGCCGCAGCGCGCGGGCCTCGCGGAGCGGGTGGGCAGCCATACGCCCGCCATTCTCGATGCGGTCGAGGTGATGGAAAGCCATCTGGCCGATCCGCTGGACCTGAGCCAGATCGCGAGCATCGCAGGCGTGTCGCCCCGGCAGCTCAACCGCCTTTTCACCGACCAGCTGGGCACGCCCGTCATGCGTTACTACCGCGCTCTGCGGTTGGACCGCGCGCAGAGCCTTCTGCGCAATTCGGCCATGCCGCTCACGCAGATCGCGCTGGCCACGGGCTTTGCCAATTCATCGCATTTCAGCCGTGCCTATGCGGCGCAGTTTGGACATCCACCGTCGCGCTACCGCGATGCCTAG
- a CDS encoding sarcosine oxidase subunit beta family protein translates to MRYSALRILKEGLTGNKGWKPAWRDPEPKSEYDVIIIGGGGHGLATAHYLAKEHGITNVAVLEKGWIGGGNVGRNTTIIRSNYLLPGNEPFYELSLKLWEGLEQDVNYNAMVSQRSILNLLHSDAQRDAFIRRGNAMFLAGADAEYATADQLRAELPFLDFDNARFPIKGGLFQRRGGTVRHDAVAWGYARGADSRGVDIIQNCEVTGFDIENGVCRGVQTTRGPIKAKKVAMCVAGSSGRVAAQAGMRLPIESHVLQAFVSEGLKPVIPGVITFGAGHFYVSQSDKGGLVFGGDIDGYNSYAQRGNLPVVEDVAEGGMAIMPIIGRARLLRSWGGVMDMSMDGSPFIDRTHIDGLYFNGGWCYGGFKATPGSGWCYAHLIATGNSHPVAQEMRLDRFKRGHMIDEKGQGNQPNLH, encoded by the coding sequence ATGCGCTACTCCGCACTTCGTATCCTCAAAGAAGGCCTGACCGGCAACAAGGGCTGGAAGCCCGCTTGGCGCGATCCCGAGCCGAAGTCAGAATACGATGTCATCATCATTGGCGGCGGCGGCCACGGCCTTGCCACGGCGCATTATCTGGCCAAAGAGCACGGCATCACCAATGTCGCGGTGCTGGAAAAGGGCTGGATCGGCGGCGGCAATGTGGGCCGCAACACCACCATCATCCGCTCGAACTACCTGCTGCCGGGCAACGAGCCGTTCTACGAGCTGTCGCTGAAGCTGTGGGAAGGGTTGGAGCAGGACGTCAATTACAACGCGATGGTCTCCCAGCGCTCGATCCTGAACCTGCTGCATTCCGACGCGCAGCGCGATGCGTTCATCCGGCGCGGCAACGCGATGTTCCTCGCGGGCGCCGACGCCGAATACGCGACGGCCGATCAGCTTCGCGCGGAACTCCCCTTCCTCGATTTCGACAATGCGCGCTTCCCCATCAAGGGCGGGCTTTTCCAGCGCCGCGGCGGCACGGTGCGCCATGACGCGGTCGCCTGGGGTTATGCGCGCGGCGCCGACAGCCGCGGCGTCGACATCATCCAGAATTGCGAGGTCACCGGCTTCGACATCGAGAACGGCGTCTGCCGGGGCGTCCAAACCACGCGCGGCCCGATCAAGGCCAAAAAGGTCGCGATGTGCGTCGCCGGCTCCTCGGGCCGGGTCGCGGCGCAGGCGGGCATGCGCCTGCCGATCGAGAGCCACGTCCTGCAAGCCTTCGTATCCGAAGGTCTGAAACCCGTCATCCCTGGCGTCATCACCTTCGGCGCGGGCCATTTCTATGTCAGCCAATCCGACAAGGGCGGGCTGGTCTTTGGCGGCGATATCGACGGGTACAACTCCTACGCCCAGCGCGGCAACCTTCCCGTGGTCGAGGACGTGGCCGAGGGCGGCATGGCGATCATGCCCATTATCGGCCGCGCGCGTCTCTTGCGCAGCTGGGGCGGCGTCATGGACATGTCGATGGACGGCTCGCCCTTCATCGACCGCACCCATATCGACGGGCTCTATTTCAACGGCGGCTGGTGCTATGGCGGCTTCAAGGCGACGCCCGGCTCGGGCTGGTGCTATGCGCATCTGATCGCCACCGGCAACAGCCATCCCGTGGCTCAGGAAATGCGTCTCGACCGCTTCAAGCGCGGCCACATGATCGACGAGAAGGGCCAGGGAAACCAGCCCAACCTGCATTGA
- a CDS encoding sarcosine oxidase subunit delta — translation MIIDHPLLGPRDAAEFIYLGDAALIDRPDWQAEDAADAFYEYGYLRDNIAGQMQELWYHEQGDRSWLVVTRDTLTHEISKVELARDVARARGRSK, via the coding sequence ATGATCATCGACCACCCCCTTCTCGGCCCGCGCGATGCCGCCGAATTCATCTATCTTGGCGACGCCGCCCTGATCGACCGCCCCGATTGGCAGGCCGAGGACGCCGCCGATGCGTTCTACGAATACGGCTATCTGCGCGACAACATCGCCGGGCAGATGCAGGAGCTTTGGTATCACGAGCAGGGCGACCGCAGCTGGCTGGTGGTGACGCGCGACACGCTCACGCATGAAATATCCAAGGTGGAACTGGCCCGCGATGTGGCCCGCGCACGGGGGCGCAGCAAATGA
- a CDS encoding sarcosine oxidase subunit alpha family protein: MSQVNRIKGGLIDRSKPLNFTFNGKSMQGHAGDTLASALLANGQVLVGRSFKYHRPRGILTAGSEEPNALVHLRSGAAQEPNTRATVAELFDGLTATSQNHRGPLEFDLMAVTDLMSPFLSAGFYYKTFMWPAALWEKLYEPAIRHSAGLGRLSMEEDPDTYDKGFLHCDLLVIGAGPSGLAAALAGARAGARVILADEDFAPGGRLNAETLEVDDMAGADWAAQTVAELESMDNVRLMTRTTVYGAYDHGVYGALERCTDHLASANGKPRQVLWRIYSKRAVLAAGATERPIAFGNNDRPGIMLAGAVRTYVNRYGVTPGQKVAVLTNNDDGWRTAADLAAKGVEVRAVIDTRDAPAFMDIPGAHHVRGAGVVDTAGRKALKRITLTDGQMIDVDCLAVSGGWNPNVHLTCHQRGRPTWNEAINAFVPGRDLPQGMVVAGAANGQLTLAAALDEGRKAANAQVKDLGFTPSRKAAPKAEDEAHEGAAKWHIPSGKTRAWVDFQNDVTVKDIQQSHREGFVSVEHLKRYTTTGMATDQGKTSNISALAIMAECTGKSIQDTGTTIFRPPYTPIPIGALAGRARGQDFRPYRLTPSHEWAKANGASFVEVGNWLRAQWFVKGSEKGWRDSVDREALNTRQNVGICDVTTLGKIDVQGRDAAEFLNRVYANGFAKLALGRVRYGIMLREDGICYDDGTTARMGENHYVMTTTTANAVLVFRRLEFARQCLFPDLDVHLISTTDAWAQFAVAGPKARDLLRKIVDKDHDISNEGFPFMACGEISVCGGTPARLFRISFSGELAYEVAVPARYGNAMMDALMKAGEEFGACPYGTEALGVMRIEKGHAAGNELDGRTTAHNLGMARMVSDKKDSIGAVLSRRPEMMRDDAVKLVGFRPVDRSVKLIAGSHFIAKGDEANMANDQGWMTSVAFSPSLGHSIGLGFIKSGDSRMGEIVRAVSPVHDTEMEVEIVSAHFIDPEGERLRA, encoded by the coding sequence ATGAGCCAGGTAAACCGCATCAAGGGCGGCCTCATCGACCGCTCGAAGCCGCTGAATTTCACCTTCAACGGCAAATCCATGCAGGGCCATGCGGGCGACACGCTGGCCTCGGCGCTTCTGGCCAACGGTCAGGTGCTGGTCGGGCGTTCGTTCAAGTATCACCGTCCGCGCGGCATCCTGACCGCCGGCAGCGAGGAGCCGAATGCGCTCGTGCATCTGCGCAGCGGCGCGGCGCAAGAGCCCAACACCCGCGCCACGGTGGCCGAGCTTTTCGACGGGCTGACCGCGACCAGCCAGAACCATCGCGGCCCGCTGGAATTCGATCTGATGGCGGTGACGGATCTCATGTCGCCCTTCCTCAGCGCGGGCTTTTACTACAAGACTTTCATGTGGCCCGCCGCCCTCTGGGAAAAGCTCTACGAGCCCGCCATCCGCCATTCCGCCGGCCTTGGCCGCCTGTCGATGGAGGAGGATCCCGACACCTACGACAAGGGCTTCCTGCATTGCGATCTGCTCGTCATCGGCGCCGGTCCCTCGGGCCTTGCTGCCGCCTTGGCAGGGGCGCGTGCGGGCGCGCGGGTGATCCTCGCGGACGAGGATTTCGCGCCGGGCGGACGTCTCAATGCCGAGACGCTGGAAGTGGACGACATGGCGGGTGCCGACTGGGCCGCGCAGACAGTGGCGGAACTCGAGTCCATGGATAACGTGCGCCTGATGACCCGCACCACGGTCTACGGCGCCTACGATCACGGCGTCTACGGCGCGCTCGAGCGCTGCACGGACCATCTGGCCTCCGCAAACGGCAAGCCGCGCCAGGTGCTCTGGCGCATCTATTCCAAGCGCGCCGTGCTGGCCGCAGGCGCGACCGAACGGCCCATCGCCTTCGGCAACAATGACCGTCCGGGCATCATGCTAGCCGGGGCCGTGCGCACCTATGTGAACCGCTATGGCGTGACGCCGGGCCAAAAGGTCGCTGTACTGACCAACAATGACGACGGCTGGCGCACCGCCGCCGATCTGGCCGCCAAGGGCGTCGAGGTGCGCGCGGTGATCGACACGCGCGATGCGCCCGCCTTCATGGACATCCCCGGCGCGCACCATGTGCGCGGCGCGGGTGTGGTGGACACGGCTGGCCGCAAGGCGCTCAAGCGGATCACTCTGACCGATGGCCAGATGATCGACGTGGATTGCCTGGCCGTCTCGGGCGGCTGGAACCCGAACGTGCACCTGACCTGCCACCAGCGCGGCCGGCCCACCTGGAATGAGGCGATCAACGCCTTCGTGCCGGGCCGTGATCTGCCGCAGGGCATGGTCGTCGCGGGCGCCGCAAACGGCCAGCTCACCCTCGCCGCCGCGCTGGACGAGGGCCGCAAGGCCGCGAATGCGCAGGTGAAGGATCTGGGCTTTACCCCCTCGCGCAAGGCCGCGCCCAAGGCCGAGGATGAGGCGCATGAAGGTGCAGCGAAATGGCACATCCCCTCGGGCAAGACCCGCGCATGGGTGGATTTCCAGAACGACGTGACCGTCAAGGACATCCAGCAGTCGCACCGCGAAGGCTTTGTCTCGGTCGAGCATCTCAAGCGCTACACGACCACCGGCATGGCCACCGATCAAGGCAAGACGTCGAACATCTCGGCGCTGGCGATCATGGCGGAATGCACGGGCAAATCCATTCAGGACACCGGCACGACCATCTTTCGCCCGCCCTACACGCCCATCCCCATCGGCGCGCTGGCGGGCCGGGCGCGGGGGCAGGATTTCCGCCCCTACCGCCTGACGCCCAGCCACGAATGGGCCAAGGCCAATGGCGCCAGCTTTGTCGAGGTCGGCAACTGGCTGCGCGCGCAATGGTTCGTGAAAGGCTCGGAAAAGGGTTGGCGCGACAGCGTCGACCGCGAGGCGTTGAACACGCGCCAGAATGTGGGCATCTGCGACGTGACCACGCTGGGCAAGATCGACGTGCAGGGCCGCGACGCCGCCGAATTTCTTAACCGCGTCTATGCCAATGGCTTTGCCAAGCTGGCGCTGGGCCGTGTGCGTTATGGCATCATGCTGCGCGAGGATGGCATCTGCTACGATGACGGCACCACCGCGCGCATGGGCGAGAACCATTACGTGATGACCACGACCACCGCCAACGCGGTCCTGGTCTTCCGCCGCCTCGAATTCGCGCGCCAATGCCTGTTTCCCGATCTCGACGTGCATCTGATCTCGACCACCGACGCCTGGGCGCAATTCGCCGTCGCCGGACCGAAGGCGCGCGACCTCCTGCGCAAGATCGTGGACAAGGATCACGACATCTCGAATGAGGGTTTCCCCTTCATGGCCTGCGGCGAGATCAGCGTCTGCGGCGGCACGCCCGCGCGGCTCTTCCGCATCTCCTTTTCGGGCGAGCTTGCCTATGAGGTTGCCGTGCCCGCGCGCTATGGCAATGCGATGATGGACGCGCTGATGAAGGCAGGTGAGGAGTTCGGCGCCTGCCCCTATGGCACCGAAGCCTTGGGCGTCATGCGGATCGAGAAGGGCCACGCGGCGGGCAACGAGCTGGACGGGCGCACGACCGCGCACAACCTCGGCATGGCGCGCATGGTCAGCGACAAGAAGGACAGCATCGGTGCCGTCCTGTCGCGCCGCCCCGAAATGATGCGGGACGACGCGGTGAAACTGGTGGGCTTCCGTCCCGTGGATCGCTCGGTCAAGCTGATCGCCGGTTCGCATTTCATCGCCAAGGGCGACGAGGCCAATATGGCCAACGATCAGGGCTGGATGACGTCGGTCGCTTTCTCGCCCAGCCTGGGCCATTCCATCGGGCTTGGCTTCATCAAATCCGGCGACAGCCGCATGGGCGAGATCGTCCGCGCCGTCAGCCCCGTCCACGACACCGAGATGGAGGTCGAGATCGTCTCGGCCCATTTCATCGACCCCGAAGGAGAGCGTCTGCGTGCCTGA
- a CDS encoding sarcosine oxidase subunit gamma — translation MPDFTLTAAPPLAGYERSFGDIRLSAPKDLAIVSIALPLGGEDAAKKAIKTAFGIPLPEVGLSDVAKDKSTAIMRLGADQAFVLFPHATPDAEPHIASKLKGAAYTTDQTDAWCALEISGPGARRALERICPIDLHPDAFKVNAIARTIMEHMGAIVARTGDETYLLLSASSSAKSFAHAVEVSAKNVS, via the coding sequence GTGCCTGATTTCACCCTCACCGCCGCCCCGCCCCTGGCCGGGTATGAGCGCAGCTTTGGCGATATCCGGCTAAGCGCGCCCAAGGATCTGGCCATCGTCTCCATCGCGCTGCCACTGGGCGGCGAGGACGCGGCGAAAAAGGCGATCAAGACCGCCTTCGGCATCCCTTTGCCCGAGGTCGGCCTGTCGGACGTGGCCAAGGACAAGTCTACGGCGATCATGCGCCTCGGCGCAGATCAGGCCTTTGTTCTGTTCCCGCACGCCACGCCCGACGCCGAGCCGCATATCGCGTCGAAGCTGAAGGGCGCGGCCTACACCACCGACCAGACCGATGCGTGGTGCGCGCTCGAGATCAGCGGCCCCGGCGCGCGCCGCGCGCTCGAGCGGATTTGCCCGATCGACCTGCATCCGGACGCGTTCAAGGTAAATGCCATCGCCCGCACGATCATGGAGCATATGGGCGCCATCGTCGCGCGCACGGGCGACGAGACCTACCTGCTCCTCTCGGCCAGCTCCTCGGCCAAGTCCTTTGCACATGCGGTCGAAGTTTCGGCCAAGAACGTGAGTTAA
- a CDS encoding NAD(P)/FAD-dependent oxidoreductase, with product MTLWTDDANPGRPYWWDGLAWVAPEGDLPDACDLLIIGGGYTGLSAALAAHDCGARVAVVDALDPGKGASTRNGGMFGAHPRLGWSTLDKQFGAEVADALFDEASTALDWARDLIERQGINCDLQQTGRIQLAWTARHFEGQKALAQTLAEKSRVRAHIVPRERLSDEIATERYFGGIVFGEHCGIQPAKFHQGLMRAVQARGIPVIAHCPVTALERTGATFAATTPQGRIRAQKVLLATGGYTAAPFNWHVSRVFPLPSYIIATEPLAANLIGHLAPGRRMMVETRARHSYFRISPDGTRILFGGRASMVNVAPDTAARRLRDTMCEVWPELKGTRISHSWRGNTGYSFTHMPHVGEDRGLHHAMGYSGSGTVMAPWLGAKAAYRAMGDSRGETGYAATRLTRHWMHPGSRPHFLHAANAWYRTAVDWSENRQSR from the coding sequence ATGACCCTCTGGACCGATGACGCGAACCCCGGCCGCCCCTATTGGTGGGACGGCCTTGCATGGGTTGCGCCCGAGGGCGATCTGCCCGACGCCTGCGATCTGCTCATCATCGGCGGCGGCTATACCGGCCTTTCGGCGGCCCTTGCCGCGCATGACTGCGGCGCGCGCGTTGCGGTCGTCGATGCGCTTGACCCCGGAAAGGGCGCCTCGACGCGCAATGGCGGCATGTTCGGCGCGCATCCCCGCCTCGGATGGTCCACGCTGGACAAGCAGTTTGGCGCCGAGGTGGCGGATGCGCTTTTTGACGAAGCCTCGACGGCGCTTGACTGGGCCAGGGATCTGATCGAGCGCCAAGGGATCAATTGCGATTTGCAGCAGACGGGCCGCATCCAACTGGCATGGACCGCCAGGCACTTTGAGGGCCAGAAGGCGCTGGCGCAAACGCTGGCCGAGAAATCCCGCGTCCGCGCGCACATCGTCCCGCGCGAGCGCCTGAGCGATGAAATCGCGACCGAGCGCTATTTCGGCGGCATCGTTTTTGGCGAGCATTGCGGTATCCAGCCCGCCAAGTTCCACCAGGGGCTGATGCGCGCCGTGCAGGCGCGCGGCATTCCGGTGATCGCCCATTGCCCGGTCACGGCGCTGGAGCGGACGGGCGCCACCTTTGCCGCCACCACGCCGCAGGGGCGTATCAGGGCGCAAAAGGTGCTTTTGGCCACGGGCGGCTACACCGCCGCGCCCTTCAACTGGCACGTCTCGCGCGTGTTCCCGCTGCCCAGCTACATCATCGCGACCGAGCCGCTGGCCGCGAACCTGATCGGACATCTTGCACCGGGCCGGCGCATGATGGTCGAGACCCGCGCGCGGCATAGCTATTTTCGGATCTCGCCCGATGGCACGCGCATTCTCTTCGGCGGGCGCGCCTCTATGGTAAATGTCGCGCCTGACACCGCCGCGCGCCGTCTGCGGGATACGATGTGTGAGGTCTGGCCCGAGCTGAAAGGCACGCGCATCAGCCATTCCTGGCGCGGCAATACCGGCTACAGCTTCACCCATATGCCCCATGTGGGCGAGGATCGCGGGCTGCATCACGCGATGGGGTATTCCGGCTCGGGCACCGTCATGGCGCCGTGGCTGGGGGCCAAGGCCGCATACCGCGCCATGGGCGATTCGCGGGGCGAGACGGGCTACGCCGCGACGCGGCTCACCCGGCACTGGATGCACCCCGGCAGCCGCCCGCATTTCCTGCACGCGGCGAATGCGTGGTATCGCACGGCCGTCGACTGGTCTGAAAACCGGCAGTCACGCTAG